GGCGGTGATCTCCGCGCCGCGCCGGGAGCGCACGAAGGTCAGCGTGCGGGCACCCTCGGCTACGGCGACGGCCATGAGACCGGCGGCCTCGGTCGTGGCGGAGCGGCGCACGGGCGCGCCGTTCTCCCCCTCAGCACCCTCGATGAACCCCGGTTCCCACAGCGCCACCGTCCGTGAACCGGTGGGCGCACCGTCGTCGGTGACCGCCAGGGCCTCGCGACCGGTCAACCGGCGGGCGTTGTCGGCAGGATCGGCGGCGGTGGCGGAGGCGAGGATGACCCTGGGTGAGGCGCCGTAGCGGGCGGCGACCCGCAGCAGCCGGCGGATGACCAGCGCGACATTCGCTCCGAAGACCCCGCGGTAGCTGTGGCATTCGTCGATGACGATGTACTGCAGCTTGCGCAGCACCCGCGCCCAGCGCTGGTGTGCCCCGAGCAGGGAGACGTGCAGCATGTCGGGGTTGGTGAACACGAAGCGGGAATGGTCGCGGATGCCGGAGCGCGACTCGACCGGGGTGTCGCGGTCGTAGGGGGCCGGGTGGATGCCGCCGAGCTCCGGAATTTCGCGCACGAGACGCATGACGGACTGCAGCTGGTCGGAGCCGAGCGCCTTCGTCGGGGTGAGGTACAGGGCCGTCGCGGTGGGATCGGCCGCGAGCCGGGTGAGGATGGGCAGTTGATAACCGAGGGACTTGCCCGAGGATGTTCCCGTGGAGACGATGACGTCGTGGCCCTCCCAGGCCGCCTGGGCGGTGGCCACCTGGTGGGTCCACGGACGGGTGATGCCGGCGTCGATGAGCGAATCCCGCAGCCCGGGCAGGACCCAGTCGGGCCAGTCCGTGTGCCGAGAGGGGCGGGCGGGGATGGTGGCGCGGTGGGTGAGGGTGGATTCGGGGAAGCGGCGCAGGGCCTGTTCCAGTAGTTCGGATCCGACGTCGGACACCGTAATTCACCCCCGGGGGTAGCGGTTTACATAGGTTTTTACAGGTATTTTACAAGCAGGGAGGTACAAATCGCCCGATCCATGAAACACTAAAGGAGGTCGCGGATTCTGGCGCAGTTCTTGATAGGTGCTCGCAAAAGAAATACACGCGGGCATCAGGTTTCCTCTCCGAGGGGGCTTGGTGGTTCGACCCGACCCGGCAGTGGATAAAGAATATCCGCGTCCGACCAATCCCAATCTTTTGAAGAGGTTTACATCATGGCAACTGGTACCGTTAAATGGTTCAACGCTGAAAAGGGCTTCGGCTTCATCGCTCCCGACGACGGCTCCGCCGACGTCTTCGTCCACTACTCCGAGATCCAGGGTTCGGGCTTCCGCACCCTCGAGGAGAACCAGCAGGTCGAGTTCGAGGTCGGCGAAGGCGCCAAGGGCCCGCAGGCACAGCAGATCCGCGCTCTCTAAGAGCACGTAAAAATCCCCCGTCGCTTTCGCAGCGAACGGGGACTTTTTCATGCCCGGGACAGGGCCTGGCGCTCGTCGCGCCACTCCATGAAGCGGCCCTGCGCCTTCTGCACCAGCAGACCCACCAGCATGCCCGCGAGGATTCCCGCCACCATGCCGATGAGCGGCGAGCCCTGGAAGAGCATGCCGCCGAGGTAACTCGCCCCGGAGATCATGCCCGC
This sequence is a window from Corynebacterium doosanense CAU 212 = DSM 45436. Protein-coding genes within it:
- a CDS encoding cold-shock protein; amino-acid sequence: MATGTVKWFNAEKGFGFIAPDDGSADVFVHYSEIQGSGFRTLEENQQVEFEVGEGAKGPQAQQIRAL